The following DNA comes from Mycobacteroides immunogenum.
ACCGGCCATCTGGGCCCGGCCGAACCGGTTGTCCAGTCCGGGCGGGAGTTCCCCGGACTGCCCGCGCTCAAGTATGCGTGGTCCCATCACGCACTCGAATCCGAACACCGCGCGGTACCAGTCGATCGCCGCTGCGATATCGGGAACGGTTATCCCGACGTGGTTGACGGACATGTCGCCTCCAAGCGAACCGGTTAAGACGGTTCCACCGTAGATCACTTTTCGCCGGCTGTCGAACCGGTTAAACTGGTTCGCATGGTTGGCGCGATGGAGGACGCACGGGCGATCTTTCGGCTGGACAACGCGATACTGGCTTTCCGGTTCACCGCCACGGTCTTCGATCGGGCAGGCTCGGCCACCGAACGGCTGACCGATCCGGAACGGCTGCGGTTGTGGTTATGGGCCAACGAATTGGATGTCGCGGATGCCGCCATGACCGAAGCCGATCTGATCGCTGCCAAGGTACTGCGCGAGAGCATTCACCGCGCGGGCACCGCGGTGGCTGCGGGTGGGCGCGTCGCCCCCGCGGCTGTACGGGTGCTGAATGCGTGCTCCCGGAACGGTAATCCGCACCGGGTGCTCGAGAATGGGGACGCGCGTTGGCGTGGCATGGAGATCTCGGATGCCCTGTCGGTCATCGCCGCCAGCGCCATCGAGGCACTCGGCGGCCCCGATCGTGATCGGGTGAAGGCGTGCGCGGACGAGCACTGCCACGGTCTCTATGTCGACACCAGCCGGGCCAATAATCGGCGCTGGTGCAACATGAATACCTGCGGGAACCGGGCCAAGAAGGCTGCGATGGGCCGTCGGGGCTAATGGGCGTGCATCACACCCCATGCGGGTAGGGGATCGGGGAAGTTGAGCCAGGTTTCGGGTCCACCGGCCAGCTCGTCGTCGGTAAGGACTGCGGAATCCAGGAGGTGCTGCACCCGGGGCCGGTCCAGCCGGACGCCGATGAAGACGATTTCCTGCCCCGGTGCGATCTCGGTACTGCGCCAGAACTGGGCGGGTTCTATGGTCAGGTTGGGGCCGGCTTGCGACCAGATCGCGGCGATATCGGGGCGGCTGGCGATCCAGCAGAATCCCTTGCTGCGTAGCAGTCCTTGCATGTTTTCCAGTGCCGTATTGAGGCGTTGGGGATGAAACGGGCGCTCCGAGCGAAAGGTCATGCTGCTGATGCCGTATTCCTCGGTTTCGGGGGTGTGCCCGTCGGCGATCTCCTCGTCCCATCCCGGTGTCTGGGCGGCCAGGTCGGGATCGAATAGTCCGGTCTGCAGCACCAGGTCCAGGTCGACGGCGCCGCCGGTGGACCGCACGATCGTCGCCGTCGGATTGAGGCGGCGCAGCAGGGTTTCCACCATGCCGAGGGTTCGCTCGTTCACCAGATCCACCTTGTTGAGGATCAGCACGTCGGCGAACTCCACCTGATCGGTGAGTAGATCGGCGATGGACCGGCCGTCGCCTTCCGCGGCGGCCATCTCGCGATCCGCGAGCGCCTCCCCGCGGGCCAGCTCGGGCAGGAAGGTGGAGGCGTCGACGACGGTCACCATGGTGTCCAGCCGGGCGACCTGCCCCAGGCTGGTGCCGTCTTCGAACTCCCAGGTGAAGGAGGCGGCTACCGGCATGGGCTCGGAGATACCGGTCGATTCGATGACCAGCTGGTCAAATCGATTCTGTCGCGCCAGATTCCCGACGGCTTCGATCAGATCCTCACGCAAGGTGCAGCAGATGCAGCCATTGGTGAGTTCGACGAGCCGCTCCTCGGTGCGGTCCAGGTGGCCGGTACCCGCAACGAGGGCGGCGTCGATGTTCACCTCGCTCATGTCGTTGACGATCACCGCGACGCGACGGCCTTCGGTGTTGGCGAGGATGTGGTTGAGCAGGGTGGTTTTTCCCGCGCCGAGGAATCCGGAGAGCACGGTCACGGGGAGGAGCTGGGCTGTGGTCACATGATAATGATAACCATTATCATTAAGGGGTGGACGCCAGGATCCCCTTCAGGGTGTCGCGCCCCTCGGAATCCAGTGGTAGCAGCGGGCGCCGGGGGTCCCCCGCCGCGCGTCCGAGCAGTTCCAGTCCGGCCTTGACGGTGGTGGGAAGGCCGCCCGCGACGATGAACTGCAGCAGTGGCTTGAGCGCGGCGTAGATGGACGCGGCGTCGTCGTTGCGTCCGGTACGCACCGCCTCATAGAGATCCAGGCACGGTTGGGGCGCTAGACACGGTGCGGCGGTGCACCATCCGGAAGCGCCGGCATTGAGTGCGTCCAGCACCAGCGGGTTACTGCCGTTGTAGAAAGGCAGCTGTTCCTCGCTGAGGCGCTTGATATCGAGCATCCGGCTCAAGTCGCCCGTTGACTCCTTGACCATGGTGACGTTGTCGATATCGCGGAACATCGACACCAGGAGTTCGGGTTTCATGTCCACGCCGCTGGTCGCGGGGTTGTTGTAGGCCATTATCGGAATATCGATCGCCGCGCCCACGGAGGCGTAGTGCTGTGCGATCTCGCGGTCGCTGAGTTTCCAGTACGAGATCGGCAGTACCATCACCGCATCGGCGCCGGCCTGCTGGGCGTGGCGTGCTCGCCGAATGGTGTTGGCGGTGGTCAGATCCGAGGCTCCGACGATGACGGGCACGCGTTTGTTCACGGCGGCGACCGTGGTGTCGACGACGGCATCGAACTCGCGTTCCTCGAGATAGGCGGACTCGCCGGTGCTGCCCAACGGTGCGATGGCGTGGGCTCCGTCGTCCACGAGCCGGGACACGAGCTCGGCGAGCCGGTCGATGTCTACGGTGTCATCGGGCAGGAACGGGGTGACCGGATAGGCGATGATTCCGTGGAACTGGGGTGTTGAAGTCATTGGGAATTCCCTTGTGTCGTCGGCAGAGTGAGGGTTTCGGGGTGATTGGCGAGTGCGGTGCGGGCATAGTAGGCGAAGTTGGCGATGCTGCGCTTGGGGGTAAGGGTCCAGTCGTGCGCCTCGCGGGCCAGCCGGTCAGGCAGGGGGGCGATGGTTCCCGCGGCCATCGCCGCCAGCTGTAGCTTGGCGCCACGTTCGATCAGTACCGCCAGCGAGCAGGATTCCTCGACGGAGGCTCCGGCGACGACGTGACCGTGGTGGGCGAGCAGTATTGCCTTCTTGTTGCCCAGCGCGGCCGAAATGATCTCACCCTCTTCGTTTCCGACGGGAACCCCCGGCCAGTCCGGCAGGAAGGCGCAGTCGTCATACAGGGGTGCGATGTCCATCTGGGAGACGATCAGCGGTGTCTCCAGCATGGACAACGCCGCGACATGGAACGGGTGAGTGTGCACGATGCACTGCACATCCGGGCGGGCGCGGTAGATCCAACTATGAAAGCGATTGGCGGGGTTGGCCATTCCGGATCCGCTGAGAACATTGAGGTCCTCGTCGACCAGGAGCAGATTCTCCTCGGTGATCTCGTCGAACCCGAGGCCGAGGCGTTGGGTGTAGAAGGTGCCTGGTTCCTCGGCGCGCGCGGTGATCTGCCCGGCGAGGCCGGAGTCGTGTCCGCGGTCGAAGAGCGCGCGGCAGGTGATCGCGACCTTCTGGCGGGTGGACCACTGCGAGTCGGAGAAGTGGGTCTGCATGCCGCGCTCGGCGCGATTCATCAGGTCGGATTTGGTGTCATGAAGTGTGCTGGCCATTTTTCGTGCTCCCTTCTGGTCTGGATGCCTTCGGGCAACACCATATGACACAAGGTGTCATATGGTCAACAGTGTTGCCTTCCGGATTCGGGGACACCTCGTGTCACACTGGCCGGATGACATCGCTGGTTCGCGCGCTGCGGCGGGAACGCGGCCTCACCCTTGAGGAGCTGGGTAACCGCACCGGTCTTACCAAGAGCTATCTCTCGAAGGTCGAACGCGAACACAGCACGCCGTCGGTATCGGTCGCGATGCGCATTGCCCAGGCCCTTGATGTGGATGTCAGCAGGTTGTTCACCAACGACGCCCACGAATCCCGGGTGGTGGTCGATCGCGGCGCGGATGAGTGGGACGACAGTAAGTTTCACGCGCTGAGTACCGAGATGCTCGGCAAGATCATGGCGCCATTCCTGGCCAGCCCATCGACCGAATTCGCGGAGCACAAGTCGTCGCACGAGGGTCAGGAATTTGTGTTCGTGCACCGCGGATCGATCGAATTGCAGTGTGGCCAGGACGATGACGTGGTGAGTTACGCGCTGGACGAAGGGGACAGCGCCTATCTCGACGCCACCCGCACCCACCGGATACGCCGGACGTCCGAGACCCCGGCGCTTGTGGTGATCGTCGCCGCGACCTAGCTTTCCGCCGACCGTACGGGGGATCACTGACTTGCAAGCAACTTCCATGGAAGCTACCTTCATGGAAGGAAGTTGTGGACCAATGGTTTGAGGAGGAAGAAATGAAGGCATGGGTGATCAGCCGTGAGGGTGGCCCGGAGGTGCTGGAACTGCGTGACGTCGATCTGCCGGACCTCCGGGCCGGCGAGGTCGCGATCAAGGTCAAGGCGTTCGGCGTCAACGCGGCCGAGCGGTACCGCAGATTGGGGAAGATGGGACCGATCGAAGGGGTGGTCGTACCCGGGATCGAGGCGGTGGGCGAGGTCGTCGCGGACCCGTCGGGCAGGCTTGCTCCCGGCGCTGCGGTAGCGACCATCATGGGAGGGCTGCAGTTCGACCGTTTTGGAAGCTACGCCGAGCAGGTGAACGTATTGGCCGGCAATGTCTTTGAGCTTCCGTCAAGCGATCTGGGGTGGGCTCAGCTTGCCGCGCTCCCGCAGTCTTACATCACGGCGTGGGGCGCTGTCGATAGGTCTTTGCGGATCGATTCGCAAAGCAGTCTGCTGGTGAGAGGAGCGGCTTCGGCGCTCGGGTTATCGGCGACTTCACTGGCCGCCAAGGTGATTGGGGCGAATGTCATAGGAATTGTGAGAAGCGAAAAGGATCTCGACGCGGTGAGGCGCGCAGGGGCCGCGCACGTGCTCGTCGACTCTGTCGACCTCGCGGGCAGGATTCGGGAACTGGAGCCTGCGGGCGTGGACGGCGTGCTGGACATCGTCGGGGGCCCCGAGTCGGCGCGGCTCGCCGAGCTGGTGCGTCCGTTCGGCAAGGTCACTGTCGTCGGGCTGCTTGCCGGACCGCCGGTTCTGGAAAATTTCAGTCTCATAGATGATCTGGCCCCGGCCGTTTCGATCGGGTTCTTTCCCAGCCAGCTGGTCGGCTCTCCCGCGTTGCCGATCGCTGACGCGCCGTTGGCCTTGGTCATCGACGCTATTGTCAACGGTACGGTCGTTTCGCAACTGGCGGCGACGTACGGGTTTGAGGACGTGCCGCGCGTCCACGAGTTGCTCGATGGTCCTCGCGCGCCCGGGAAGATTGTGGTCACATTGTGACCATGAGTAAGGGACTGCGCAGACTTCGATTGCTGGTCGAATCGGAGACCCGCTTGTGGCGAGTTGCGGAAACGCGACTCGCTCAAGTCGGGCTGCCGAAGCTGGGCTCTGTGGAGGTCCTCTCATTTATCAACTCGCGCAATCAGACCCGTGTCAATGACATTGCCGAAGGTCTGGTGATCACCACTGGTGGTGTTACCAAGATTGTCGACCGGCTTGAGGTGGGCGGACTGGTCCGCCGAGTCCCCAATCCGGATGACCGTCGCTCGTCGCTACTGGAACTCACCGATAGCGGTGTCAAGGTACTTGGCGAAGCAGCCGATGTCGTCGATGCCGCGATCGAACGGTACTGGCCTACGGATCGGGGATTCGACCACGCATTGACCGCTTTCCGGGATACGTTGAGCGCTGAAAGCTAGACCTAGCGTGCGCGTCCCCGCGCCTCGCGGTAGTACCGCACCAGGGTGTCGGTGGAACTGTCGGTCTGCTGCGCGGGTGATGCTTCCTCGGTGATGACGGGCAATAGGGCAATGGCCTGTTTCTTGCCCAGCTCGACACCCCACTGGTCAAAGGAATCGATACCCCAGACGGTGCCCGCAGTGAATACTTCGTGCTCGTAGAGTGCGATCAGCTGTCCGACGGTGGAGGGGGTCAGCTTGCTGGCCAGAATCGTTGTGCTGGGCCGGTTTCCGGGCATGACCTTGTGCGGAACCACATTCGGCGTGGTGCCTTCGGCGGCGATTTCCTCAGCGGTTTTTCCGAATGCCAGCACCTGTGTCTGCGCGAAGAAGTTGCTCATCAGCAGGTCGTGCATGCTGCCGGTGCCATCGGCGGTCGGAAGATCGTCGGTGGGCTCGCTGAAGCCGATGAAGTCCGCGGGGATCAACCGGGTGCCCTGGTGCAGCAGCTGGTAGAAGGCATGCTGCCCATTGGTTCCTGGTTCGCCCCAGTAGATGTCGCCGGTATCGACCGACACGGGTGCGCCGTCGGCCTTCACCGACTTACCGTTGGATTCCATAGTCAGCTGCTGCAGGTATGCCGCGAACCGGGACAGGTCGTTGGAATAGGGTAGTACCCCACGCGATTGTGCGCCAAAGAAATTCGAGTACCACAGGCCGATAAGGCCGAGTAGCGCGGGCGCGTTCCGCTCCAGTGGCGCGGTACGGAAGTGCTCGTCGACGGTGTGGAACCCGGCCAGGAAATCATTGAACGCCGCACGCCCGATGACCGCCATCACCGACAAACCGATCGCCGAGTCCACCGAGTACCGGCCGCCGACCCAATCCCAGAAGCCGAACATGTTCGCGGTGTCGATCCCGAACTCCGACACCAGCTTCGCGTTGGTGGAGACGGCGACAAAGTGCTTGGACACCGCCTCATCGCCCAGGGCCGCCACCAGCCAGCGTCGCGCGGCCGTGGCATTGGTGAGCGTTTCGAGGGTCGAGAATGTTTTGGACGCGACGATGAAAAGTGTTGTCGCCGGGTCAAGATCGGCGAGCGTGGCCACCAGGTCGGCAGGG
Coding sequences within:
- a CDS encoding zinc-binding dehydrogenase; protein product: MKAWVISREGGPEVLELRDVDLPDLRAGEVAIKVKAFGVNAAERYRRLGKMGPIEGVVVPGIEAVGEVVADPSGRLAPGAAVATIMGGLQFDRFGSYAEQVNVLAGNVFELPSSDLGWAQLAALPQSYITAWGAVDRSLRIDSQSSLLVRGAASALGLSATSLAAKVIGANVIGIVRSEKDLDAVRRAGAAHVLVDSVDLAGRIRELEPAGVDGVLDIVGGPESARLAELVRPFGKVTVVGLLAGPPVLENFSLIDDLAPAVSIGFFPSQLVGSPALPIADAPLALVIDAIVNGTVVSQLAATYGFEDVPRVHELLDGPRAPGKIVVTL
- a CDS encoding dihydrodipicolinate synthase family protein gives rise to the protein MTSTPQFHGIIAYPVTPFLPDDTVDIDRLAELVSRLVDDGAHAIAPLGSTGESAYLEEREFDAVVDTTVAAVNKRVPVIVGASDLTTANTIRRARHAQQAGADAVMVLPISYWKLSDREIAQHYASVGAAIDIPIMAYNNPATSGVDMKPELLVSMFRDIDNVTMVKESTGDLSRMLDIKRLSEEQLPFYNGSNPLVLDALNAGASGWCTAAPCLAPQPCLDLYEAVRTGRNDDAASIYAALKPLLQFIVAGGLPTTVKAGLELLGRAAGDPRRPLLPLDSEGRDTLKGILASTP
- a CDS encoding CGNR zinc finger domain-containing protein — protein: MVGAMEDARAIFRLDNAILAFRFTATVFDRAGSATERLTDPERLRLWLWANELDVADAAMTEADLIAAKVLRESIHRAGTAVAAGGRVAPAAVRVLNACSRNGNPHRVLENGDARWRGMEISDALSVIAASAIEALGGPDRDRVKACADEHCHGLYVDTSRANNRRWCNMNTCGNRAKKAAMGRRG
- the pgi gene encoding glucose-6-phosphate isomerase produces the protein MTLSAAWQALETHHKQIASTHLREFFAEDPARGSELTVTVGDLYIDYSKHRLNRETLSLLVDLAKAADLEGRRDAMFAGAHINTSEDRAVLHTALRLPRDAKLVVDGQDVVADVHQVLDAMGDFTDRLRSGEWAGATGKRITTVVNIGIGGSDLGPVMVYQALRHYADAGISARFVSNVDPADLVATLADLDPATTLFIVASKTFSTLETLTNATAARRWLVAALGDEAVSKHFVAVSTNAKLVSEFGIDTANMFGFWDWVGGRYSVDSAIGLSVMAVIGRAAFNDFLAGFHTVDEHFRTAPLERNAPALLGLIGLWYSNFFGAQSRGVLPYSNDLSRFAAYLQQLTMESNGKSVKADGAPVSVDTGDIYWGEPGTNGQHAFYQLLHQGTRLIPADFIGFSEPTDDLPTADGTGSMHDLLMSNFFAQTQVLAFGKTAEEIAAEGTTPNVVPHKVMPGNRPSTTILASKLTPSTVGQLIALYEHEVFTAGTVWGIDSFDQWGVELGKKQAIALLPVITEEASPAQQTDSSTDTLVRYYREARGRAR
- a CDS encoding helix-turn-helix domain-containing protein, encoding MTSLVRALRRERGLTLEELGNRTGLTKSYLSKVEREHSTPSVSVAMRIAQALDVDVSRLFTNDAHESRVVVDRGADEWDDSKFHALSTEMLGKIMAPFLASPSTEFAEHKSSHEGQEFVFVHRGSIELQCGQDDDVVSYALDEGDSAYLDATRTHRIRRTSETPALVVIVAAT
- a CDS encoding GTP-binding protein, with translation MTTAQLLPVTVLSGFLGAGKTTLLNHILANTEGRRVAVIVNDMSEVNIDAALVAGTGHLDRTEERLVELTNGCICCTLREDLIEAVGNLARQNRFDQLVIESTGISEPMPVAASFTWEFEDGTSLGQVARLDTMVTVVDASTFLPELARGEALADREMAAAEGDGRSIADLLTDQVEFADVLILNKVDLVNERTLGMVETLLRRLNPTATIVRSTGGAVDLDLVLQTGLFDPDLAAQTPGWDEEIADGHTPETEEYGISSMTFRSERPFHPQRLNTALENMQGLLRSKGFCWIASRPDIAAIWSQAGPNLTIEPAQFWRSTEIAPGQEIVFIGVRLDRPRVQHLLDSAVLTDDELAGGPETWLNFPDPLPAWGVMHAH
- a CDS encoding aldolase, whose product is MASTLHDTKSDLMNRAERGMQTHFSDSQWSTRQKVAITCRALFDRGHDSGLAGQITARAEEPGTFYTQRLGLGFDEITEENLLLVDEDLNVLSGSGMANPANRFHSWIYRARPDVQCIVHTHPFHVAALSMLETPLIVSQMDIAPLYDDCAFLPDWPGVPVGNEEGEIISAALGNKKAILLAHHGHVVAGASVEESCSLAVLIERGAKLQLAAMAAGTIAPLPDRLAREAHDWTLTPKRSIANFAYYARTALANHPETLTLPTTQGNSQ
- a CDS encoding MarR family winged helix-turn-helix transcriptional regulator; this translates as MSKGLRRLRLLVESETRLWRVAETRLAQVGLPKLGSVEVLSFINSRNQTRVNDIAEGLVITTGGVTKIVDRLEVGGLVRRVPNPDDRRSSLLELTDSGVKVLGEAADVVDAAIERYWPTDRGFDHALTAFRDTLSAES